A genomic stretch from Thiohalophilus sp. includes:
- a CDS encoding glutathione S-transferase N-terminal domain-containing protein, translating to MAQMANRRLAMTLFSGNTCPYCHMVRIVLAEKGINYDIHNVDLGDTPEDLKDLNPYNEVPTLVDRDLVLFEHQVIMEYLDERFPHPPLMPVDPVSRARNRMMLHRIERDWYRLAHQLGNPGTASDKVRKELRDSLMSVSPIFDQKPFFLGEEFSLIDCTVIPLLWRLPSYGIELPSAAKPLIDYAERMFERESFKQSLTEGEKEMKDE from the coding sequence ATGGCGCAAATGGCCAATCGACGTTTGGCAATGACCCTGTTTTCGGGGAACACCTGCCCCTACTGCCACATGGTCCGTATCGTACTGGCGGAAAAGGGCATCAACTACGACATACACAACGTCGACCTTGGCGACACGCCGGAAGATCTCAAGGATTTGAATCCCTACAATGAGGTACCGACGCTGGTGGATCGGGATCTGGTGTTGTTCGAGCACCAGGTGATCATGGAGTACCTGGACGAGCGTTTCCCGCATCCGCCGCTGATGCCGGTGGACCCGGTTTCGAGGGCGCGCAACCGTATGATGCTGCATCGCATCGAACGCGACTGGTATCGCCTGGCCCATCAGCTGGGCAATCCGGGCACGGCCAGCGACAAGGTCCGCAAGGAGCTGCGCGACAGCCTGATGTCGGTTTCACCGATTTTCGATCAAAAGCCGTTTTTCCTGGGAGAAGAATTCTCCCTGATCGACTGCACTGTGATCCCCTTGTTGTGGCGCCTGCCATCCTACGGGATTGAGTTGCCGTCCGCGGCCAAACCGCTGATTGATTATGCCGAGCGCATGTTTGAACGGGAGTCCTTCAAACAGAGTCTCACCGAGGGTGAGAAGGAAATGAAAGACGAATAA
- a CDS encoding ClpXP protease specificity-enhancing factor: MTPSQPYLLRAIYDWIVDNQMTPYVLVNAENDYAYIPRDYVENGKIVLNVSPIAVNGLELGNDYVAFSARFAGKPMDVSFPITAVLAIYAKENGQGMVFNEPDNPPPDDDGPEDDGKSGKPNLKLVK; the protein is encoded by the coding sequence ATGACGCCCAGCCAGCCGTATCTGCTTCGTGCTATTTATGACTGGATCGTCGATAACCAGATGACCCCGTACGTTCTGGTCAACGCCGAAAACGATTACGCCTACATACCGCGCGATTATGTCGAAAACGGCAAAATCGTCCTCAACGTCAGCCCGATCGCCGTCAACGGCCTGGAACTGGGCAACGACTACGTGGCCTTCAGCGCCCGCTTTGCCGGCAAGCCGATGGATGTGAGTTTCCCGATCACCGCGGTTCTGGCGATCTACGCCAAGGAAAACGGACAGGGGATGGTGTTCAACGAACCCGATAATCCACCGCCGGACGATGACGGTCCGGAGGATGACGGTAAATCCGGCAAGCCCAACCTCAAACTCGTGAAATAA
- a CDS encoding putative bifunctional diguanylate cyclase/phosphodiesterase, producing MADRQRFGIGLRQRVRYLGLITGLFALAILAAAFTVAVVQIQSGVAAYLSGESVWSRGQIKTVYYLEEYARTGNAETLKRARRWHAIPLGDLQARRAMENETFDYTAAREGFLRGQFHPSDIPRVIVLFRFFSDAPYFRDAVRAWQDSDRQILELEDIADDLAREWQSEEPSSRRLGELREQLATASDKLGVQAATFRSAMTRLARLMPTMLSLASIVFFIIFGVIAMTLTQRLTRALRSSERKFRATFEQAGVGIAQMAEDGRLLEVNPALCEILRYPREEILKLDYSQIVHPEDKQNREDILGKVISEPFVTHTTELRALCGDGETAWIRLTLSRFAEQADSNASYLAILEDISESHRLSAELSHQASHDELTGLINRRAFEHYLDEALNRARDENSMHALCFIDLDQFKIINDTSGHFVGDYLLRQVAEIFSQHLRKGDVLARLGGDEFALILEYCDPDKAVEVTEKLRQTLTRTQFAWEDRNFSIGCSIGIVPITAASVDTTSLLRMADAACYLAKEQGRNRIHLVGDDDQALDERHEQMEWVSRIRTAIDNDRLFMDAQYISSLSGTEQSRYEVLVRMRDEDGRVLPPGAFLPAAERFEMAHLIDRWVIEHVLVQLDSHPEHLATLDACHINISGRSFDHRDFLDFVVGLFERHAVSAEKICFEITETAAVRNFADARAFMERLGDLGCTFALDDFGSGLSSFGYLRQLPVDIIKIDGSFVRDIVTDATGRAMVNAINDIGQSMDKMVVAEFVENDGALKLLQDMGVHFAQGYAVHYPSSFMDIIKNTS from the coding sequence GTGGCTGACAGACAGCGGTTCGGCATCGGTTTGCGCCAGAGGGTGCGTTATCTGGGATTGATAACCGGACTTTTTGCGCTGGCCATTCTGGCGGCGGCATTTACTGTGGCGGTGGTCCAGATTCAGTCCGGCGTCGCAGCCTATCTGTCCGGAGAATCTGTCTGGTCCCGGGGCCAGATCAAGACGGTCTATTATCTTGAAGAGTATGCGCGGACCGGGAATGCCGAAACGCTGAAGCGTGCGCGCCGCTGGCACGCTATTCCATTGGGCGATCTCCAGGCCCGCAGGGCGATGGAGAATGAGACTTTCGACTATACGGCGGCACGTGAGGGATTTCTGCGCGGCCAGTTTCATCCCTCGGACATTCCGCGCGTTATCGTCTTGTTTCGATTTTTTTCCGATGCCCCGTATTTTCGTGACGCGGTGAGGGCATGGCAGGACAGTGATCGGCAAATTCTGGAGCTGGAGGACATTGCCGATGATTTGGCGCGCGAATGGCAGTCCGAAGAACCTTCCTCCCGGCGGCTGGGTGAGTTGAGGGAGCAACTGGCTACGGCCAGCGACAAACTGGGCGTACAGGCCGCGACGTTTCGCAGTGCCATGACTCGACTTGCGCGCCTGATGCCGACCATGTTGTCGCTGGCAAGTATCGTGTTCTTTATTATCTTTGGCGTTATCGCCATGACATTGACTCAGCGACTGACCCGGGCGTTACGAAGTTCCGAGAGGAAGTTTCGTGCAACGTTCGAGCAGGCAGGGGTGGGTATTGCGCAGATGGCGGAAGACGGTCGTTTGCTGGAGGTGAACCCGGCGCTGTGTGAGATCTTACGCTACCCGCGCGAAGAAATACTCAAACTGGACTACTCACAGATTGTTCATCCGGAAGATAAACAAAACAGGGAAGATATTCTTGGTAAAGTGATCAGCGAGCCGTTTGTTACGCACACGACTGAATTGCGAGCACTTTGCGGTGATGGCGAGACAGCCTGGATCAGACTGACATTATCCCGCTTTGCGGAACAGGCTGATTCAAACGCATCTTATCTCGCCATCCTTGAGGATATATCCGAGTCACACCGCTTGTCGGCTGAGCTGAGCCATCAGGCCAGTCACGATGAGTTAACCGGGCTGATTAACCGCCGCGCATTCGAACATTATCTGGACGAGGCATTAAATCGCGCCAGAGATGAGAACTCCATGCACGCCCTGTGTTTTATCGATCTGGATCAATTCAAGATTATTAATGACACCTCGGGCCACTTTGTCGGCGACTATCTGTTGCGGCAGGTGGCGGAAATATTCAGCCAACATTTGCGTAAGGGTGATGTGCTGGCCCGCCTGGGTGGTGATGAGTTCGCACTGATACTGGAATATTGCGACCCCGATAAGGCGGTCGAGGTAACCGAAAAACTGCGTCAAACCCTGACCAGAACACAGTTTGCCTGGGAGGACCGAAACTTTAGTATTGGTTGCAGCATCGGAATCGTCCCGATTACCGCCGCCAGTGTGGATACGACCAGCTTGCTGCGCATGGCCGATGCCGCTTGCTATCTGGCCAAGGAGCAGGGGCGAAATCGCATCCATCTTGTTGGTGACGATGACCAGGCCCTGGATGAACGGCACGAGCAAATGGAGTGGGTCAGTCGTATCCGGACGGCGATTGATAATGACCGGTTGTTTATGGACGCCCAGTACATTAGCTCGCTATCGGGTACGGAGCAGAGTCGTTATGAAGTGCTGGTGCGCATGCGGGATGAGGATGGCCGCGTATTACCGCCGGGCGCATTTTTACCGGCAGCGGAGCGCTTCGAAATGGCCCATTTGATTGATCGCTGGGTTATAGAACATGTGCTTGTGCAACTTGACAGTCACCCGGAGCATCTGGCGACACTGGATGCCTGCCATATCAATATTTCCGGGCGGTCATTCGACCACCGGGATTTTCTCGATTTTGTGGTCGGTTTGTTCGAACGCCATGCCGTTTCGGCAGAGAAGATCTGTTTCGAAATTACCGAGACCGCGGCGGTCAGAAACTTCGCCGACGCCCGTGCCTTTATGGAACGCCTCGGTGATCTTGGGTGTACTTTTGCGCTGGATGACTTCGGTTCGGGGTTGTCATCGTTTGGTTATCTGCGACAATTGCCGGTCGATATCATCAAGATCGACGGCAGTTTTGTCCGCGATATTGTTACCGATGCGACCGGCCGGGCGATGGTCAACGCGATCAACGATATTGGCCAGTCGATGGATAAAATGGTTGTTGCCGAGTTTGTTGAAAATGACGGTGCCCTGAAACTACTGCAGGATATGGGCGTACATTTCGCGCAGGGCTATGCGGTTCATTATCCCAGCAGCTTTATGGATATCATAAAGAATACATCTTAA
- a CDS encoding cytochrome b: MTKTQSLMNWIDARFPLSKMWKEHLSEYYAPKNFNFWYFFGSLALLVLVIQIVTGIFLTMHYKPDAGMAFASVEYIMRDVNWGWLIRYMHSTGASAFFIVVYLHMYRGLMYGSYKNPRELIWIFGVLIYLALMAEAFFGYLLPWGQMSYWGAQVIVNLFSAVPFVGEELSVWIRGDYVIGDATLNRFFAFHVIALPLVLIALVVAHILALHEVGSNNPDGVEIKKNKDANGKPVDGIPFHPYYTVKDIAGTVVFLIFFFAVAFFAPEMGGYFIEHANFVPADPLKTPEHIAPVWYFTPFYAMLRAIPPMFASQFPGVVVMGAAIVVLFFLPWLDRSPVKSVRYRGPLFKIALAIFVISFVILGYLGVQPSTPAKTLLAQIFTALYFAFFLLMPWYTKIDKTKPVPERVTDK; this comes from the coding sequence ATGACCAAAACACAATCCTTGATGAACTGGATCGATGCCCGCTTCCCGCTGAGCAAGATGTGGAAGGAGCATCTGTCCGAATATTACGCGCCGAAAAACTTCAACTTCTGGTACTTTTTCGGTTCGCTCGCCTTGCTGGTACTGGTTATCCAGATCGTCACCGGTATTTTCCTGACCATGCATTACAAACCCGATGCCGGGATGGCCTTTGCCTCGGTCGAGTACATCATGCGTGATGTGAACTGGGGCTGGTTGATCCGTTATATGCATTCCACCGGCGCCTCCGCGTTCTTTATCGTGGTGTATCTGCATATGTATCGCGGCCTGATGTACGGCTCCTACAAGAACCCGCGCGAGCTGATCTGGATCTTCGGGGTGCTGATTTATCTGGCGCTGATGGCGGAAGCCTTCTTCGGCTATCTGCTGCCCTGGGGGCAGATGTCCTACTGGGGGGCGCAGGTTATCGTTAACCTGTTCTCCGCCGTGCCGTTCGTCGGTGAGGAGCTGTCGGTCTGGATTCGCGGTGACTACGTTATCGGCGATGCCACCCTGAACCGCTTTTTTGCCTTCCATGTGATTGCCCTGCCGCTGGTGCTGATTGCCCTGGTGGTGGCGCACATCCTGGCCCTGCACGAAGTCGGTTCCAATAACCCCGACGGGGTCGAAATCAAGAAGAACAAGGACGCCAACGGCAAGCCGGTTGACGGCATTCCGTTCCATCCGTACTACACGGTCAAGGACATTGCCGGTACGGTCGTGTTCCTGATCTTCTTCTTTGCGGTGGCTTTCTTTGCCCCGGAAATGGGCGGTTACTTTATCGAGCACGCCAACTTTGTCCCGGCCGATCCGCTCAAGACCCCGGAACACATTGCCCCGGTCTGGTACTTCACGCCGTTCTACGCCATGTTGCGGGCGATTCCGCCGATGTTCGCTTCGCAGTTCCCCGGTGTTGTGGTCATGGGGGCGGCGATCGTGGTGCTGTTCTTCCTGCCCTGGCTGGATCGCAGCCCGGTCAAATCGGTCCGTTATCGTGGTCCGCTGTTCAAGATCGCCCTGGCTATCTTTGTTATCAGTTTTGTCATTCTGGGCTATCTGGGTGTACAGCCGTCAACGCCGGCCAAAACGCTGCTGGCGCAGATATTCACCGCGCTGTACTTTGCGTTTTTCCTGCTGATGCCCTGGTACACCAAAATTGACAAAACCAAACCGGTTCCGGAAAGGGTGACTGACAAATGA
- a CDS encoding S1C family serine protease translates to MRLTRTLKFIVQFAILGLAVAFVVLYLLSDRPLPFDDKPVVELREAPPRESLPRGEGPVSYADAVEAAAPAVVNIHTKKIVTREAHPLLDDPVFRHFFGDNFGGPREREETNLGSGVIISEQGYILTNNHVISDAEEIRIALPDQRSATATVVGTDPDTDLAVLKVELDALPVITLGRSDQLRVGDVVLAIGNPFGVGQTVTSGIVSATGRNMLGISTFENFIQTDAAINPGNSGGALITANGELIGINTAIFSRSGGSQGIGFAIPTSLARDVMQQIIEHGEVKRGWLGVAIQNINDNLAESLDLDEDQKGVIITSILNQGPADDADLQPGDVITQIDDRAVTDVASALDIISSHRPGDRITINIIRQGKSMEKAARVTQRPKQEQ, encoded by the coding sequence ATGCGCCTGACCCGTACGCTTAAATTCATTGTTCAGTTTGCCATTCTCGGCCTGGCGGTCGCCTTTGTCGTCCTGTATTTACTCTCTGACCGCCCTCTGCCCTTCGACGACAAACCGGTGGTCGAGCTGCGCGAAGCCCCGCCACGTGAATCGCTGCCTCGCGGCGAAGGCCCGGTCTCCTATGCCGACGCGGTGGAAGCCGCCGCACCGGCGGTGGTCAACATCCACACTAAAAAGATTGTCACCCGCGAGGCCCATCCCTTGCTGGACGATCCTGTTTTTCGCCACTTTTTCGGCGACAACTTCGGTGGTCCGCGCGAACGCGAAGAGACCAACCTCGGTTCCGGCGTGATCATCAGCGAACAGGGCTACATTCTCACCAATAATCATGTCATCAGTGACGCCGAAGAAATCCGCATCGCCCTGCCCGATCAACGCAGTGCCACTGCCACCGTGGTCGGCACCGACCCCGATACCGATCTGGCCGTGCTCAAGGTCGAACTCGACGCCCTGCCGGTCATCACCCTGGGCCGCTCCGACCAACTTCGGGTCGGTGATGTCGTACTGGCCATTGGCAATCCTTTTGGCGTCGGCCAGACCGTCACCTCCGGCATTGTCAGTGCCACCGGCCGCAATATGCTCGGTATCAGCACCTTCGAAAATTTCATCCAGACCGATGCCGCCATCAATCCCGGCAACTCCGGCGGCGCCCTGATTACCGCCAATGGCGAGCTGATCGGTATCAATACCGCCATATTCTCACGCAGCGGCGGCTCGCAAGGCATCGGCTTTGCCATCCCCACCAGTTTGGCACGGGATGTCATGCAACAAATCATCGAACATGGCGAGGTCAAACGCGGCTGGCTTGGCGTCGCCATTCAGAACATTAATGATAATCTCGCCGAATCGCTGGACCTTGATGAAGATCAAAAAGGCGTAATCATCACCAGTATTCTCAACCAGGGGCCGGCTGACGACGCCGATCTGCAACCCGGCGATGTGATCACGCAGATCGACGACAGGGCGGTGACCGATGTCGCCAGTGCGCTGGATATCATCAGCAGCCACCGCCCCGGCGACAGAATCACCATTAATATTATCCGGCAGGGCAAATCGATGGAAAAAGCGGCCCGGGTCACCCAGCGACCGAAACAGGAGCAATAA
- a CDS encoding cytochrome c1 — protein sequence MKKLTAFLLMMAPVVSMAAGGGIKLMEADVDLNNKASLQRGAQLYVNYCMGCHSLSYMRYNRMGKDLGLSDEQVVQNLMPVADFSKSPQGETPKSGSLMKNAMPGEAAEGWFGTKVPDLSVVARSRGPDWLYTYLKTFYVDDSRPMGVNNQAFPLVGMPHVLWELEGLKKPVYETHETADGEEVKELVDYEFVKEGSMSPAEYDNAVRDLVNFLVYVGEPAKLDRYKIGVWVILFLVVLFFFAYALKKEYWRDIH from the coding sequence ATGAAAAAACTGACTGCATTTTTGTTGATGATGGCACCGGTTGTCTCCATGGCCGCCGGCGGGGGCATCAAACTGATGGAAGCCGATGTTGATCTGAATAACAAGGCCTCCCTGCAACGGGGCGCCCAGCTGTACGTCAATTACTGCATGGGCTGTCACTCCCTCTCTTATATGCGTTACAACCGCATGGGCAAGGACCTCGGTCTGAGCGATGAGCAGGTGGTGCAGAATCTGATGCCCGTGGCCGATTTCTCCAAGTCTCCGCAGGGGGAAACCCCGAAAAGCGGCTCGCTGATGAAAAATGCCATGCCTGGCGAGGCGGCCGAGGGCTGGTTCGGGACCAAGGTGCCGGATTTGTCTGTCGTGGCCCGCTCCCGGGGGCCCGACTGGCTCTACACCTATCTGAAGACGTTCTACGTGGATGACTCCCGCCCGATGGGCGTCAACAACCAGGCCTTCCCGCTGGTCGGGATGCCGCACGTGCTGTGGGAACTGGAAGGTCTGAAAAAGCCGGTCTACGAGACACATGAAACGGCGGATGGCGAAGAGGTCAAGGAACTGGTCGATTACGAATTCGTCAAGGAAGGCTCCATGAGCCCCGCCGAGTATGACAATGCCGTGCGCGACCTGGTCAATTTCCTGGTCTACGTGGGTGAGCCGGCCAAGCTGGATCGCTACAAAATCGGTGTCTGGGTCATACTGTTCCTGGTGGTGCTGTTCTTCTTTGCCTACGCGCTGAAGAAAGAATACTGGCGGGATATCCACTAA
- a CDS encoding Nif3-like dinuclear metal center hexameric protein, with amino-acid sequence MVQLSDLVRYLDDLLEVERFTDYCPNGLQVEGGATINRLVCGVTASQALIEAAIETGADALLVHHGYFWKGEAAPIVGIKKRRIARLLENGISLLAYHLPLDAHPVYGNNVQLAKVLGLKVAGSFGPPGNPAIGLYGSLSEPLSGEALAAQITDRLGRAPLHVGEALAPVSKLAWCTGGAQGLIEEAVRLGVDAYLTGEVSEQTVHLARENGIHFYAAGHHATERYGARALGEHVAEHFGIEQQFIDIDNPA; translated from the coding sequence ATGGTGCAGTTGAGTGATTTGGTGCGGTATCTGGATGATTTGCTGGAAGTGGAGCGCTTCACCGATTACTGCCCCAATGGCTTGCAGGTAGAAGGTGGCGCGACGATCAACCGGCTGGTGTGCGGGGTGACCGCCTCCCAGGCGCTGATCGAGGCGGCCATTGAGACCGGCGCGGATGCCCTGCTGGTGCATCACGGTTATTTCTGGAAGGGCGAGGCGGCGCCGATCGTCGGGATCAAAAAACGGCGCATTGCCCGCCTGCTGGAGAACGGTATCAGCCTGCTGGCCTATCATCTGCCGCTGGACGCGCACCCGGTTTACGGCAATAACGTGCAGCTGGCGAAGGTGCTGGGTCTGAAGGTGGCAGGCAGCTTCGGACCGCCGGGGAATCCGGCCATTGGCCTGTATGGCAGCCTGTCAGAGCCCCTGTCGGGGGAGGCGCTGGCCGCGCAGATCACCGATCGGCTGGGTCGCGCCCCGCTGCATGTGGGCGAAGCCCTGGCCCCGGTGAGTAAACTGGCCTGGTGTACCGGCGGTGCCCAGGGACTGATCGAGGAGGCGGTTCGCCTGGGAGTGGACGCCTACCTGACAGGCGAGGTCTCCGAGCAGACGGTGCACCTGGCGCGGGAAAACGGCATCCATTTTTATGCCGCCGGCCACCACGCCACGGAGCGTTACGGGGCACGGGCCCTGGGCGAACATGTGGCAGAACATTTTGGTATCGAACAGCAATTTATCGATATCGACAATCCGGCCTGA
- the petA gene encoding ubiquinol-cytochrome c reductase iron-sulfur subunit, translating to MSTDGIDTSRRRFLLASTSVVGAVGVVGIAIPFIQSMNPSARAQAAGAPVEVDVSKLAPGERVTVEWRGKPIWVVRRTEQNMEDLPTLNDKLADPQSQAQQQPAYAQNEFRAREDHPEIAVLIGICTHLGCSPTYRPEPGAKDMGGKEWKGGFFCPCHGSKFDLAGRVYAGVPAPTNLVIPPFKFLSDSVVLVGEDGGAA from the coding sequence ATGAGTACCGATGGCATTGATACCAGCCGACGCCGGTTTCTGCTTGCCTCCACCAGCGTGGTGGGTGCAGTAGGCGTAGTCGGCATTGCGATTCCGTTTATCCAGTCCATGAATCCCAGCGCCCGGGCCCAGGCGGCCGGCGCACCGGTGGAGGTGGATGTTAGCAAACTGGCGCCGGGCGAGCGGGTCACCGTGGAATGGCGCGGCAAGCCGATCTGGGTGGTGCGTCGTACCGAGCAGAACATGGAAGATTTGCCCACGCTGAACGACAAGCTGGCGGATCCCCAGTCCCAGGCTCAGCAACAACCGGCCTATGCGCAGAATGAATTCCGTGCCCGAGAAGATCATCCCGAAATTGCCGTGTTGATCGGGATCTGTACTCACCTGGGCTGCTCACCCACCTACCGCCCCGAGCCGGGCGCCAAAGATATGGGCGGCAAGGAGTGGAAAGGCGGCTTCTTCTGCCCCTGCCACGGTTCCAAGTTTGATCTGGCCGGCCGGGTCTACGCCGGCGTGCCGGCACCCACCAACCTGGTCATTCCGCCGTTCAAATTCCTGAGCGATTCTGTGGTGCTGGTTGGCGAAGACGGAGGGGCAGCATAA
- a CDS encoding malate synthase G encodes MSEYIQAGELQIDRLLHTFIIEEALPASGIEAGQFWNALSEAVHRFGPRNHELLEQRDRFQVQIDEWHREHSHFDAKAYKQFLIDIGYLLPEGEDVTITTANVDDEIAHVAGPQLVVPLTNARYALNAANARWGSLYDALYGTDVIDESDGAEQTTQYNPKRGEKVVAWAMALLDEIIPLEHGSHAEVGHYRISNGALAIELTGGQITTLKQPAQFTGFNGHTNTPTTILLGNHGLHIELQIDREHPVGKTHPAGIKDILLEAALTTIQDLEDSVATVDAEDKVLAYRNWLGLMQGNLEDTFSKAGKMMTRHLNGDRDYLSPQGQPFTLHGRSLLLVRNVGHFLHTDAATTHYGAPIPEGILDALVTTLIALHDIQGSSPLDNSRTGSIYLVKPKMHGPEEVAFTNELFDFIEDQLQLARNTLKMGIMDEERRTSINLKACIRAAKDRVVFINTGFLDRTGDEIHTSMEAGPMVRKGAMKESTWIQAYEKINVETGLACGFSGKAQIGKGMWAMPDNMKAMLAAKIDHPRAGANTAWVPSPTAAVLHAIHYHRINVIERQAAIASDARTPVDDLLVIPLLDNARPDADAILQELENNAQGILGYVVRWINQGIGCSKVPDINNTGLMEDRATLRIASQHIANWLHHGLCDAEQLLEVMKRMAEKVDQQNRDDPTYTPMGPDFNNSQAFRAAFDLVIKGREQANGYTEPLLYSHRRIVKEKTRS; translated from the coding sequence ATGAGTGAGTATATCCAGGCAGGCGAATTACAGATCGACCGTCTGTTGCATACCTTTATTATAGAAGAGGCCTTGCCCGCCAGCGGCATCGAGGCCGGACAATTCTGGAACGCATTATCCGAGGCGGTCCACCGGTTTGGTCCGCGCAACCATGAGCTGCTCGAACAACGCGACCGGTTCCAGGTGCAAATCGACGAGTGGCATCGTGAACACTCCCACTTTGATGCCAAGGCCTATAAACAATTTTTGATCGATATCGGTTACCTGTTACCCGAGGGTGAAGACGTCACCATCACCACCGCCAACGTGGATGACGAGATCGCACACGTCGCCGGCCCGCAACTGGTGGTGCCCTTGACCAATGCCCGTTATGCCCTCAATGCCGCCAATGCCCGCTGGGGCAGCCTTTACGATGCCCTCTATGGCACCGATGTGATCGACGAGTCCGACGGTGCCGAACAAACGACTCAATACAATCCCAAACGCGGCGAGAAGGTTGTCGCCTGGGCCATGGCGTTGCTCGATGAAATTATCCCGCTGGAGCACGGCAGCCACGCCGAGGTGGGTCATTACCGGATCAGCAACGGAGCCCTGGCCATTGAATTAACCGGCGGCCAGATCACCACACTCAAACAACCGGCACAATTTACCGGCTTCAATGGCCATACCAACACGCCGACAACCATCCTGCTGGGCAACCACGGCCTGCATATCGAGCTGCAAATCGACCGCGAGCACCCGGTCGGCAAAACCCATCCGGCCGGCATCAAGGATATTCTGCTGGAAGCGGCACTCACCACCATCCAGGATCTGGAGGATTCGGTCGCCACGGTGGATGCCGAAGACAAGGTACTGGCCTATCGCAACTGGCTGGGACTGATGCAGGGCAATCTCGAGGATACCTTTTCCAAAGCCGGTAAAATGATGACCCGCCATCTGAACGGGGATCGGGATTATCTCTCCCCGCAGGGCCAGCCTTTCACCCTGCACGGGCGCAGTCTGTTGCTGGTGCGCAATGTCGGTCATTTCCTTCACACTGACGCGGCAACCACCCATTACGGTGCGCCGATTCCCGAAGGCATACTGGATGCGCTGGTCACCACGCTGATTGCATTACATGATATTCAGGGCAGCAGCCCGCTCGATAACTCCCGCACGGGCAGTATCTATCTGGTCAAACCCAAGATGCACGGTCCGGAGGAAGTCGCCTTTACCAACGAGCTGTTCGACTTCATTGAGGACCAGCTGCAGCTGGCTCGCAATACCCTGAAGATGGGCATCATGGACGAGGAGCGCCGCACCTCCATCAATCTCAAAGCATGTATCCGTGCCGCAAAAGATCGGGTGGTCTTTATCAATACCGGATTTCTGGATCGTACCGGCGATGAGATCCACACCAGCATGGAAGCCGGCCCGATGGTGCGCAAGGGAGCAATGAAAGAGAGTACCTGGATCCAGGCCTATGAAAAGATCAATGTCGAAACCGGTCTGGCCTGTGGCTTCAGCGGCAAGGCGCAGATCGGCAAAGGCATGTGGGCCATGCCGGATAACATGAAGGCGATGCTGGCCGCGAAGATCGACCATCCCCGGGCCGGCGCCAACACGGCCTGGGTTCCCTCCCCCACTGCCGCCGTATTGCATGCCATCCACTACCATCGGATCAATGTCATTGAACGGCAAGCGGCCATCGCCAGTGACGCCCGCACACCGGTCGATGATCTGCTGGTCATTCCACTGCTGGATAACGCGCGGCCCGACGCCGACGCTATCTTGCAGGAACTGGAAAACAACGCCCAGGGTATTCTGGGTTACGTGGTGCGCTGGATAAATCAGGGTATCGGTTGCTCCAAGGTGCCGGACATTAACAATACGGGGTTAATGGAAGATCGGGCTACCCTGCGCATTGCCAGCCAGCACATTGCCAACTGGCTGCATCATGGCCTTTGCGATGCCGAACAGCTGCTGGAGGTGATGAAACGCATGGCGGAAAAAGTCGACCAGCAAAACCGTGACGACCCGACCTATACCCCGATGGGGCCGGATTTCAACAACAGCCAGGCATTTCGGGCGGCGTTTGATCTGGTCATCAAAGGCCGCGAGCAGGCCAACGGCTATACCGAACCGTTACTCTATTCGCATCGGCGTATCGTCAAGGAAAAAACCCGCTCCTGA